One Planctomycetota bacterium DNA segment encodes these proteins:
- a CDS encoding sigma-70 family RNA polymerase sigma factor, with product MSSAELSPSTRQQLDDWFRTYGDDLLAFARRRLRDAEDAQDAVQDALVSAAEAVERGTVVQQDRAMLFTLLRRRIVDHVRRDRVRRRVAEEFAEITQARGPSIRDQVYAIARDRWVREPADAMEREEFWEAFARCLDGMPPLMRQAMVFREIDGLDTKDVCELLDLTKANLWTLVHRGRLRLRKELSNLLSQSSDT from the coding sequence CCACCCGTCAGCAGCTCGACGACTGGTTCCGCACGTACGGGGACGACCTGCTGGCCTTCGCCCGCCGGCGCCTGCGTGACGCGGAAGATGCGCAGGACGCCGTCCAGGACGCTCTGGTCTCCGCCGCCGAGGCTGTGGAGAGAGGCACCGTCGTCCAGCAGGACCGGGCGATGTTGTTCACGCTCTTGAGGCGACGCATCGTCGACCACGTGCGTCGAGATCGCGTGCGACGACGCGTGGCCGAGGAGTTCGCCGAGATCACCCAGGCCCGCGGCCCGAGCATCCGCGACCAGGTCTACGCGATCGCCCGAGATCGCTGGGTGCGCGAACCTGCGGACGCGATGGAACGTGAAGAGTTCTGGGAAGCGTTTGCTCGCTGCCTCGACGGAATGCCGCCGCTGATGCGTCAGGCGATGGTTTTTCGCGAGATTGACGGCCTGGACACGAAGGACGTGTGCGAGCTTCTCGATTTGACCAAGGCCAATCTCTGGACGCTGGTGCACCGTGGACGTCTGCGGCTGCGCAAAGAACTTTCAAACCTGTTGTCCCAATCTTCCGATACTTGA